ACGGTTCTAAAATAGAGCTTTGATTCCATGAAGGAGGACAACTTTCAACGATCGAGAAAAACTCCGAGAGTTTTAAGAGAACAATCCACCTTTGCTTTCCACCCAATCCAACATCAAAGTTTCATCAGAGCAATAGTCTGAGAACACTTTCTCTCTTCGTTCAACCATAATTACATCAGAAGCCATGGCAACCATCTGTTGAGCACAAGAAATTACTATCAACTAACTACTCACCTCACTTTTTTACTATTATAGTTGTTGTAGTACCTGTTTGTTTGAGACAATATTCATTTTGTATTCTTCAACTatattgctttcttagtatcAGCATGTCTCTTTTCATCACTTTTCCTATCTGTGCTTTCACTTTTATTTTAGCCATGAGTCACTAAATTTAACGGGGTACAGAGGAAGGTCATTATCGTGAGCTAAGAAGAGTTTCAGGAAGTTATCCTATTCGCTTAATGTGCAGTTATTTAAAAGCTTTTCTTTGATTACTCATAAAGACAAGTAGCTATAACTAACTTCTCGAGAAAGAGATCGTTGTGGAACTCGTTAAGcgaagcaagaagtatttctagagatagaaataaccttgCACTCTCAAGTATATTGATTCACACATCATAGAGATATGTCAAGTGTGGCGAGCCACCGAGAGGTGCGCAACAACTATAAGCTATGAGCTAGGATAAATTCATTCCACAGAGCTTAGTGATGCAATAACGATCTTCTCCCAAACCCTAACCTCTCCATATTTTCTCCATGTCCAGTCTACTACATCCTTCATTCTCTTATTCGATAACCTAAAATTTAGTTCATCGCATGTTTAAAGCACATACATAAAAAACTAGCTTCGCCACATAGATCACATTTATTTAACACAACTATTGCagatccctatgttcgaccttagGTCATCCTAAGACACTTGCAATCAGGTTTCACTTGGTTTGTGAccgagaaaacttgtgattgACACATGCTCATTACACTGTGACGTGTAttattaataacgcatatcaaTCATAGTTTAATGCAGAACTCATCGCGTATTTTAAAAGCAACAAGTTTTTAGTGTCGTTGTCGGGGATTTGACAACTAACTAGATTTTTGTGATTTATTGTAGGCACTATCTCCTTTTTGGGAGTACAGCAGACTTAAGCGACAAGCTGTAGACAGTACATGAGTACGGGAACAGAACCCGAGCTCAACATTGACCTTAAAATAGAGAGGACTTTTCGTCGTAGAGTAAGGCAGAATCATAAAAGATGCAAAAGGAATATGgccaataacaacaacaacaacaatcaaaACAACCAAGCGGGAGCAAATAGTGTGTTCGGTCACTAGCAGCAAGATCCTATTTTCCTTACTGCTGATCGCAACATTCCAATGCGGAACTATGCCGCATCGAACCTCTATGACTTCTCACCAGGTATCGCAAGGCCTACAGTTGACGACAATGCAAGATTTGAGATCAAGCCgataatgttacaaatgatccagAATGTCGGCCAGTTTGGAGGAATGCAgggtgaagacccgcatgcctATCTTACAAGCTTTGTGGAGAAATGTAACACATTCTTGATTCTAGGCGTGACGCTGGAAGGGATTCGTTTGTCTCTATTCCCTTACACTCTTCGAGACGAGGCTAAGAAATTGACCTATTCGCTTGAACCTAATGAGATAGTATCATGGGACCAACTGGTTGAACGGTTTATGTAAAAGTTATTTCCCTCTGCTATTAATGGAAAGAGATGGCAGGATGTTCTAAATTTTGAGCAAGGAGATACTGAAACCCTGAGCACCGTATGGGTTAGATTTAACACTTCGTAAAGAATTGTCTGCATATTGGCATCCCTGATTGCGTACTTATGGAAACATTTTACAATGGGCTAAACAGAGCCACCCAAGAAATTGCGGATGCCTCTATAATTGTGGCTTCATGGACAAGACATACACAGAGGCTAAGGTAATATTGGACTGAATTTCAAGAAACACAAATGATTGGGTGGATGACAGTTATGGGAGCTGGAATGTCAAAAAAAAGGAAGACAGAAGAGGCAATAAGACCAAAAGATATGGTGAGCTCATTAGCCGCTCAGATGGCGTGGTTACATCTCTTCTTCAAACCATGGTGATCAACCAGAGCGCGTTGAATAGAAATGTTGCACAACTGAACACAATGATGCAAGTTGCGGTAGTTAGCTGCAGCCAATGTGGAGAGCCTCATTCAGTTGAAACTTGCCCGTAGGACAGGCCGCTTTGTCATTGTCTGATCACCCACTACCAATATTCTCAATTCATAACAATCCGTTCAGTAGCACATATAATTAGAGTTAGAGGAACCACCCTAACTTCGGATGAGGTGGAAACCCATAAAAATCTGGGCCAAGAAATTTGCATCAAATTTCATAGGTGCATAAGGGAAACCCTCTCGGATTCCATCAACAACCTCAAGGTCATCAGCCACATCAAAGCCGAAACCAGTATAACCACGACCAAGCGTCAAGTTCCAATGCATTGTCATCTCTAGAAGCATTCCTCAAGGAGTACATTCAGAAGAATGATGCATTGATTCAATCGCAAGCTACCTCAATACGTATTGTAGAACTCCAAGTGGGACAGTTCGCTAATGGTTTGAAAACAAGGCAGCCAGGATCCTTACCAAGCAACTTCGAAGCTCCGTGAGGTAATGGGAAAGAGAAGTGTCAAGCAGTGACACTGCGCAGTGGAAAAACAACAAGTCACGTGCCAACCATTCCCCAAGAAGCAAAGTCAGACGAGTCATCGATAACACAAGTAAAAGAATTGGTCACAGATACAGATCTTGCGCCCACTCTAAAAGGAAATGTTAACTCGACCAATAACTTGTCCACTTCTTCATCAAGAACGACAAATTTACGTCCTAAtactaaacaaatatataagAAAATGCCTTCCCAAAACAACCAGCCCATAGCTTGCAACGTCAGCATCCAATGCGTCGAACGAAAAAAAGCAGGTTAAGAGATTTTTAGATGTCTTAAGGCAAATTCACATCAATATACCTCTCGTTAAAGCACTAGAGCAGATGCCCAGCTACGTGAAGTTCCTAAAAGACAT
The nucleotide sequence above comes from Benincasa hispida cultivar B227 chromosome 3, ASM972705v1, whole genome shotgun sequence. Encoded proteins:
- the LOC120073674 gene encoding uncharacterized protein LOC120073674 codes for the protein MRNYAASNLYDFSPGIARPTVDDNARFEIKPIMLQMIQNVGQFGGMQGEDPHAYLTSFVEKCNTFLILGVTLEGIRLSLFPYTLRDEAKKLTYSLEPNEIVSWDQLVERATQEIADASIIVASWTRHTQRLSYGSWNVKKKEDRRGNKTKRYGELISRSDGVVTSLLQTMVINQSALNRNVAQLNTMMQVAVHKGNPLGFHQQPQGHQPHQSRNQYNHDQASSSNALSSLEAFLKEYIQKNDALIQSQATSIRIVELQVGQFANGLKTRQPGSLPSNFEAP